A window from Salvia miltiorrhiza cultivar Shanhuang (shh) chromosome 2, IMPLAD_Smil_shh, whole genome shotgun sequence encodes these proteins:
- the LOC131008012 gene encoding uncharacterized protein LOC131008012: MWDAIHDVFAVIRDYLSAHGFDCMDPAGNLKLMAVKQETFDQPTEAAATEETLIAGTTEVLVDDSALTDDDAPSKSPTEEPSSPPRSSTPEGHIESLDPESPRSPPPKSPSPSPEEVNYTLAIIPTIFAATGDAFTLSNKDTSTPESNQPQVVPKEAGSETDVFRMEIDAPTDIPTADAEEMVVDIPAPDVTPSTKTLARTPNVTPVAEPETGVEKPQTKAMVIDDIAVTQESTEVPQQTTDVPDAATEASTEASTKELKLDSTVLALENTEAPKTDARA, translated from the exons ATGTGGGATGCCATACATGATGTTTTTGCGGTAATCCGTGATTACCTGTCTGCTCATGGCTTTGATTGCATGGATCCAGCAGGTAACCTTAAGCTGATGGCTGTAAAACAAGAAACCTTTGACCAG CCTACTGAAGCGGCTGCGACTGAAGAGACACTCATTGCTGGCACCACAGAAGTTCTTGTGGATGACTCAGCATTAACTGATGATGATGCGCCTTCAAAGTCTCCAACTGAAGAGCCATCATCTCCCCCTCGCTCTTCTACTCCAGAAGGCCACATAGAGTCTTTAGACCCTGAGTCCCCCAGGTCTCCTCCACCAAAGTCGCCTTCGCCTTCACCAGAGGAAGTCAATTATACTCTAGCTATCATTCCCACAATTTTTGCAGCAACTGGCGATGCTTTCACTCTTTCTAACAAAGACACATCTACTCCGGAATCCAACCAACCCCAAGTTGTTCCTAAAGAGGCCGGTTCGGAAACTGATGTTTTCAGGATGGAGATTGATGCCCCAACTGATATCCCAACTGCTGATGCTGAAGAAATGGTTGTGGATATTCCTGCCCCTGATGTAACT CCATCAACTAAAACTTTGGCTCGCACTCCTAATGTTACTCCAGTCGCAGAACCAGAAACTGGAGTGGAAAAGCCACAAACCAAGGCTATGGTCATTGATGACATAGCTGTCACCCAAGAGTCAACTGAAGTTCCTCAGCAGACTACAGATGTCCCGGATGCTGCAACTGAAGCTTCAACTGAAGCTTCCACTAAAGAGCTTAAGCTGGATTCTACAGTTCTAGCTCTTGAAAATACTGAAGCTCCAAAAACAGATGCTAGAGCTTAA